The following are encoded together in the Pseudomonadota bacterium genome:
- the mnmE gene encoding tRNA uridine-5-carboxymethylaminomethyl(34) synthesis GTPase MnmE codes for MDGTTIAALATAPAPAGVAVVRVSGPRTRTVLKALFQGKRDPLQHPRTLVFGDILDFKSSNSIDRGLVVFMPGPSSFTGEDVAEFQFHGSPVLVQRVLRSLYAYGITPAPAGEFSKRAFLNGKMDLAQAEAIADVVNAKSEEQLRFAEEQLQGRLSHSIQLIGEPLRDALAELEASIDFPEEDIQPDKLDAIAARAQIAQVKVAQLIATYSFGSLVKEGVRVLICGRPNAGKSSLLNLLVGKQKAIVSEISGTTRDLIEEESALAGHKFVFCDSAGIRETTDVVERLGIELAKERIPWADLVLLIVDATDTSEDWRETLSLLSAGRRKVWAIVNKIDLKPEALGQFSCDSALCEQSFYISAKTGAGIGPLLEALVEDLAKGMPDRGEVGEVITNERHRDCLQRADQALSSFIDLTNQAPLSILATDIREALVALDEIVGRTYTEDILGRIFSKFCVGK; via the coding sequence ATGGACGGAACGACTATAGCGGCCTTAGCAACTGCACCTGCTCCGGCTGGGGTTGCAGTTGTGCGGGTAAGTGGTCCGCGTACACGCACGGTGCTCAAGGCGTTGTTCCAGGGCAAGCGCGATCCGCTTCAGCATCCCCGTACCCTAGTATTTGGGGATATCCTCGACTTTAAAAGTAGTAACTCTATCGATCGAGGTTTGGTGGTCTTTATGCCAGGACCGTCGAGCTTTACCGGTGAGGATGTTGCTGAATTTCAATTTCATGGAAGTCCGGTGCTTGTTCAGCGCGTGCTCCGCTCACTTTATGCTTATGGCATAACTCCTGCTCCTGCGGGTGAATTCAGCAAGCGCGCGTTCCTTAACGGCAAGATGGATTTAGCGCAAGCAGAGGCGATCGCCGACGTGGTAAATGCAAAGAGCGAAGAGCAGCTCCGTTTTGCTGAAGAGCAGCTACAGGGGCGATTGAGTCACTCTATACAGTTGATTGGAGAGCCACTTCGGGATGCGCTAGCGGAACTTGAGGCCTCAATAGATTTCCCAGAGGAGGACATTCAGCCCGATAAGCTCGATGCAATTGCGGCCCGTGCGCAAATTGCGCAAGTTAAGGTAGCGCAGCTTATTGCAACCTACTCCTTCGGATCGTTGGTCAAGGAGGGGGTGCGGGTACTTATCTGTGGTCGGCCTAATGCTGGCAAATCAAGTCTGCTTAACCTTCTGGTCGGTAAACAAAAGGCTATAGTGTCTGAGATCTCAGGAACAACACGCGATCTAATTGAGGAGGAGTCCGCACTAGCTGGGCACAAGTTTGTATTCTGTGACTCAGCAGGGATACGTGAGACGACCGATGTCGTAGAGCGGTTGGGTATTGAGCTCGCAAAGGAGCGCATCCCGTGGGCAGATCTTGTGTTGCTTATCGTTGATGCAACGGATACCTCAGAGGATTGGCGTGAGACCCTCTCCCTGCTTAGCGCGGGACGGAGAAAGGTCTGGGCTATCGTTAACAAGATCGATCTTAAACCTGAGGCGCTTGGGCAGTTTTCCTGTGACTCCGCGCTATGTGAGCAGAGCTTTTATATCTCAGCCAAGACCGGAGCCGGTATCGGGCCCCTGCTTGAAGCGCTAGTTGAGGATCTCGCCAAGGGGATGCCGGACCGAGGAGAGGTAGGAGAGGTTATTACAAACGAGCGTCACCGCGACTGCTTGCAACGGGCAGACCAAGCACTGAGCTCATTTATCGATCTGACAAATCAAGCACCGCTCTCTATCCTTGCAACCGATATACGTGAGGCACTAGTAGCGCTTGATGAGATCGTAGGTCGGACCTACACCGAGGATATTCTGGGGCGGATATTTTCTAAGTTCTGTGTAGGGAAATAA
- the lepB gene encoding signal peptidase I, which translates to MSNAAKINDQYSMIPIFEDSELVRLARRRWHKRMRRVKHRAPVLLKIAVVLIGCGLFVKSAVVEAFYVPSTSMSPTVKAMDYILVEKFLYGLRVPFVERTVVPWSKPKRGEVVVFKRSDDPATTLDEGAQSLVKRVIGLEGDLVEIDGAAVHINGALLNEPYVRFLGGATGVQEVFRVPRGRVFVLGDNRNDSFDSRFWSDPFVALEQVIGKAVVVYWASADRRASGLIM; encoded by the coding sequence ATGTCGAACGCCGCAAAGATTAACGATCAATACTCGATGATTCCTATATTTGAAGATAGCGAGCTAGTGCGCTTGGCGCGCAGGCGTTGGCACAAGCGTATGCGACGGGTTAAGCACAGGGCGCCGGTGTTGCTTAAGATAGCCGTTGTGTTGATCGGTTGCGGCCTATTTGTAAAAAGCGCAGTTGTCGAGGCCTTCTATGTGCCATCCACCTCGATGAGTCCGACCGTTAAGGCGATGGACTATATCCTGGTTGAGAAATTTCTATACGGATTACGTGTGCCGTTTGTTGAGAGGACCGTTGTTCCGTGGTCAAAGCCCAAGCGTGGCGAGGTTGTTGTCTTTAAGCGCAGCGATGATCCCGCTACTACGTTGGATGAGGGTGCGCAGAGCCTCGTAAAGCGGGTGATCGGGCTAGAGGGCGACCTAGTTGAGATAGATGGGGCGGCTGTGCATATTAACGGGGCGTTACTCAATGAGCCCTACGTTCGTTTTTTGGGGGGTGCTACAGGCGTTCAAGAGGTGTTTCGTGTTCCTCGGGGCCGAGTTTTTGTGCTCGGCGATAACCGTAACGACTCCTTTGATTCCCGCTTTTGGAGCGATCCTTTCGTTGCCTTAGAGCAAGTTATTGGAAAGGCTGTCGTAGTTTACTGGGCGAGCGCTGATAGGCGCGCATCAGGGCTAATTATGTAA
- a CDS encoding lysyl oxidase family protein, whose product MSGSSIRTVTAYSALMQLALGVITGVAQVPDLRPEISNVTIRTNETVGEADVAEGCAAATTKRTLIGFDHYAWNDGPSDLTLGDPGCPDCDTTPPPICTNPLFECSVAGGHGHAHLKNFSSYTVTKKGSPTVILRGHKEGFCLVDSFCNPGIVPGSSGTCNNLTAGCADVYNNGLGCQYVDITGLSPGEYTLHVELNPLRTITELSYDNNEVTSDFKICKQQGGLSTLQVKIGLPTAQYPTKRPITISGVIEYGSPAVLKSFNPTKDGFTINLSLDNNNVFSNVSLPSGAVGSGCFPTDGWTKLAKGQWSYRNDFEYDPSCSYQATQGLHVAQLRKVGKKLFFTLRGRAEVSSVPARPSTSEASFSWAGSSTDVINESCGVSLLAKRCHRSVALTVCK is encoded by the coding sequence ATGAGCGGGAGCTCGATCCGAACTGTAACGGCCTATAGCGCCCTTATGCAATTAGCCCTTGGTGTTATAACGGGCGTTGCGCAGGTTCCGGACCTACGCCCAGAGATATCAAACGTTACTATTCGGACAAATGAAACCGTTGGAGAGGCTGATGTCGCAGAGGGCTGCGCCGCAGCAACAACCAAACGAACCCTGATCGGATTTGATCATTACGCCTGGAACGATGGTCCATCTGATCTAACTCTGGGCGATCCGGGGTGCCCTGATTGCGACACGACACCCCCACCTATATGCACCAATCCGCTCTTTGAGTGCAGCGTAGCTGGAGGGCATGGGCACGCACATCTAAAAAATTTCTCATCTTATACCGTCACTAAGAAAGGCTCGCCAACGGTAATCCTGCGTGGTCATAAGGAGGGGTTTTGTTTGGTTGATTCGTTCTGTAATCCTGGCATAGTGCCGGGATCCAGCGGGACCTGTAACAACCTCACCGCAGGCTGCGCCGATGTCTATAATAATGGGCTCGGATGCCAGTACGTTGATATCACCGGATTATCACCTGGGGAGTACACGTTACACGTTGAGTTAAATCCGCTCCGTACTATCACAGAGCTTTCATACGACAATAACGAAGTTACCTCTGACTTTAAGATCTGTAAACAACAGGGTGGTCTCTCAACGTTACAGGTCAAGATAGGGCTACCAACAGCGCAGTATCCCACTAAGCGTCCGATAACTATCTCAGGCGTTATTGAGTATGGCTCGCCCGCGGTGCTTAAGAGCTTTAATCCCACTAAGGATGGCTTCACTATTAATCTCTCCCTCGATAACAATAACGTATTCAGTAACGTCTCCCTACCTAGTGGCGCAGTTGGATCTGGATGTTTTCCGACCGATGGATGGACCAAGCTAGCTAAGGGACAGTGGAGCTATCGTAACGACTTCGAGTATGATCCATCCTGTTCTTACCAAGCAACGCAGGGGCTGCATGTCGCGCAGTTACGCAAAGTTGGAAAGAAGTTATTTTTTACGCTGCGAGGGCGGGCTGAGGTGAGCTCCGTTCCAGCCAGACCAAGCACTAGCGAGGCATCCTTTTCGTGGGCAGGCAGCTCAACGGATGTGATCAACGAGAGCTGTGGCGTATCGTTGTTGGCCAAGAGGTGCCACCGCAGTGTTGCTCTTACTGTTTGTAAATAG
- a CDS encoding NAD(P)-dependent glycerol-3-phosphate dehydrogenase, producing MLKNHTAQRIAVIGLGAWGMALALHAARRGHAVTGWCRCPAAVKRLLDTGALPHGETSTPIPKNLALTSDLAATHDADLTIIALPAKAWSEVLPQVRASILVSATKGLESSTGTTPLSYAAAKLGYSSAALAVISGPSFASDLVAERPISIVAASSSEQTATLVAESLSGNSLRIYTSTDPVGVELGGILKNVIAVAAGVSDALGYGPSARAALISRGLAEMTRLATALGADPRTLSGLSGLGDLVMTATEDLSRNRTVGLRLGRGEKIDQIIASLGSVAEGISTAPLVEQLAVKVSVDVPLTAHIVKLLKGEIAPLQLASALLSRPLQSEF from the coding sequence ATGCTCAAAAACCATACTGCACAACGCATAGCTGTAATCGGTCTTGGGGCGTGGGGTATGGCGCTTGCGCTCCATGCTGCGCGTAGGGGTCATGCGGTTACCGGCTGGTGTCGCTGTCCAGCCGCTGTTAAGAGGCTCTTAGATACTGGTGCTTTACCGCACGGAGAAACAAGCACCCCAATCCCAAAAAATCTAGCGCTTACTTCAGATCTAGCTGCTACACACGACGCTGATTTAACGATCATCGCCCTACCTGCCAAGGCCTGGTCCGAGGTTCTGCCACAGGTGCGCGCTTCGATCCTAGTCAGCGCCACAAAGGGCTTAGAAAGCAGCACCGGCACAACTCCCCTTAGCTATGCTGCCGCAAAGCTTGGCTACTCTAGTGCGGCCCTAGCCGTTATTTCTGGGCCAAGTTTTGCCTCAGATCTAGTAGCAGAGCGGCCGATCTCAATAGTTGCCGCCTCAAGCTCAGAGCAGACCGCAACCCTAGTGGCAGAGAGTCTCTCGGGTAACTCGCTCCGCATCTACACATCAACGGACCCTGTTGGCGTAGAGCTCGGTGGAATCTTAAAGAACGTTATCGCCGTCGCGGCCGGCGTTTCGGATGCCTTGGGCTACGGTCCCTCCGCTCGCGCAGCCCTTATCTCACGCGGACTAGCTGAGATGACCCGCCTTGCAACAGCTCTTGGAGCAGACCCTCGCACCCTCTCTGGACTCTCAGGACTCGGCGACCTCGTTATGACTGCCACCGAGGATCTGAGCCGTAACCGTACGGTCGGACTGCGCCTAGGAAGGGGCGAAAAGATTGATCAGATTATAGCCTCGCTGGGCTCGGTAGCCGAGGGGATCTCGACCGCTCCCCTTGTAGAGCAGCTAGCAGTAAAGGTTTCGGTCGATGTGCCATTAACTGCGCATATCGTTAAGCTACTTAAGGGTGAGATCGCCCCATTGCAGCTAGCCTCAGCCCTGCTGTCGCGCCCGTTGCAAAGTGAGTTTTAG
- the cyoE gene encoding heme o synthase has protein sequence MIEAFGAYRGKASAYLSLTKPRILTMVLVMSAAGFFLGAKGLQPLDTFIIMLLGTALSSAGAAVLNCYIERDCDQMMQRTCKRAIPTGEIAPEDALSFGLQLVLMGVILLVWQVNLLTGFLSLLTVFLYVLVYTPLKKVTWWNTVVGAIPGAIPPMGGWVAATGSLDLGAWILFLILFIWQHPHFYAIAWMYRDDYARGGFKMLPVVYPDGKRTFRQVIGFSIALIPISLLPFITGMAGELYACGIGILGLIFLGIGINLWRTRSVQDARLLLRASIIYLPLFFLLILGDRSL, from the coding sequence ATGATAGAAGCCTTCGGCGCTTATCGCGGAAAAGCCTCCGCCTACCTCTCCCTTACCAAACCCCGTATCTTGACGATGGTTCTCGTCATGAGTGCGGCCGGATTCTTTCTTGGTGCCAAGGGTCTACAGCCCCTCGATACATTTATTATTATGTTACTAGGCACAGCGCTAAGTTCCGCTGGGGCAGCGGTTCTTAATTGCTACATTGAGCGCGACTGTGATCAGATGATGCAGCGCACCTGCAAGCGTGCAATTCCAACAGGCGAGATTGCTCCAGAGGATGCGCTATCCTTCGGACTGCAACTTGTTCTAATGGGAGTTATCCTTCTGGTATGGCAGGTAAACCTCCTAACTGGATTTCTCTCGTTGCTAACCGTTTTTCTGTACGTTTTGGTTTATACACCCCTTAAGAAGGTTACCTGGTGGAACACGGTTGTGGGAGCTATCCCCGGAGCTATTCCTCCGATGGGTGGCTGGGTTGCAGCGACCGGTAGCCTAGATCTAGGCGCGTGGATCCTCTTTCTAATCCTCTTTATATGGCAACATCCCCATTTTTACGCGATCGCTTGGATGTATCGGGATGATTATGCTCGCGGTGGATTTAAGATGCTCCCCGTTGTTTATCCAGATGGCAAACGAACCTTTAGGCAGGTGATCGGATTCTCGATAGCGCTAATACCGATCTCACTTTTGCCGTTTATTACCGGAATGGCGGGGGAGTTATACGCCTGTGGTATCGGGATTCTCGGCCTTATTTTCCTCGGTATCGGTATTAATCTCTGGCGCACCAGGTCGGTTCAGGATGCAAGGTTGCTGCTGAGGGCCTCGATTATCTACTTACCGTTGTTCTTCCTCCTTATCCTTGGGGATAGATCTCTTTAG
- the lepB gene encoding signal peptidase I: MSKQQNGFIAEAFSFIKTLIVILAIAFSLRTCVIEPFKIPSGSMIPTLQIGDYILVLKFWYGLRLPFSTDTIAAWNEPKRGDVVVFTRPDDPNTPNEDDSAIHIIKRVIGLPGDTIEVRDALVFINGEALAERYARWMDGGSPDGRFGPAIIPPGRIMLLGDNRDHSKDSRFWTEPFLDIKRVKGKAVIVFWSWASLTRIGTLIR, translated from the coding sequence GTGAGTAAGCAACAAAACGGGTTTATTGCAGAGGCGTTTTCCTTTATTAAAACCCTGATCGTTATTTTAGCGATCGCTTTTTCGCTACGAACCTGTGTAATCGAGCCCTTTAAGATCCCCTCTGGATCGATGATCCCAACCCTGCAGATCGGAGACTATATTCTTGTACTAAAGTTCTGGTACGGACTAAGGCTGCCGTTTTCGACCGATACTATAGCCGCATGGAATGAGCCGAAGCGCGGGGATGTTGTGGTATTTACCAGGCCAGACGATCCGAATACGCCGAACGAGGATGACTCCGCCATTCATATTATAAAAAGGGTGATAGGATTACCTGGCGATACAATTGAGGTCAGGGATGCTTTGGTTTTTATAAACGGAGAAGCGCTCGCAGAACGCTATGCTCGTTGGATGGATGGTGGGAGTCCTGATGGACGGTTCGGGCCCGCAATCATACCCCCTGGGCGCATTATGCTCCTTGGTGATAATCGCGATCACTCCAAGGATTCGCGTTTCTGGACCGAGCCATTCCTCGATATTAAGCGTGTAAAGGGCAAGGCGGTCATCGTTTTCTGGTCGTGGGCGAGTCTTACAAGGATCGGAACGTTAATTCGATGA
- the pyrE gene encoding orotate phosphoribosyltransferase: MNKGQVIDFLVHSQALKFGEFLLKSGRKAPYFINTGCFDDGRKIAQLARFYAEAIVSLGLKDADAVFGPAYKGIPLCVSTAMSLAQNFDTNIGFCFNRKEAKTRGEGGEFVGKPLVKGMKVVLVEDVVTAGTTLQEMVPVLRNRLGVEVAGVVILVDRAERGKGALSAVQEAEQELNIKIHPIVTIFDIITYLSKANSSGFQIDTDLQYRIDQYRAEFGAPCSEHHV; the protein is encoded by the coding sequence ATGAACAAAGGCCAGGTAATAGACTTTCTAGTTCATAGTCAGGCGCTCAAGTTTGGAGAGTTTCTCCTTAAGTCTGGACGCAAGGCCCCCTACTTTATTAACACCGGGTGTTTCGATGATGGTCGAAAGATAGCGCAGCTTGCGCGCTTCTATGCCGAGGCTATAGTGTCTCTTGGGTTAAAAGATGCGGATGCAGTGTTTGGACCAGCCTATAAGGGGATTCCACTCTGTGTTTCAACGGCGATGAGCTTGGCTCAGAACTTCGATACGAATATAGGTTTCTGCTTTAATCGTAAGGAGGCCAAGACCCGCGGCGAGGGTGGCGAGTTCGTTGGTAAGCCGCTAGTAAAGGGTATGAAGGTAGTGTTGGTTGAGGACGTAGTAACCGCTGGTACAACGCTTCAGGAGATGGTGCCGGTGCTGCGTAATCGGCTCGGCGTTGAGGTAGCTGGGGTTGTGATCCTAGTAGATAGAGCTGAGCGTGGTAAGGGGGCGCTCTCCGCTGTGCAGGAGGCAGAGCAGGAGCTCAACATTAAGATCCATCCGATCGTGACTATCTTTGATATTATTACCTACCTCTCAAAAGCTAATTCATCAGGCTTTCAGATCGATACGGATCTACAGTACAGGATTGATCAGTACCGAGCAGAGTTTGGGGCACCATGTTCGGAGCACCATGTATAG
- a CDS encoding cytochrome c-type biogenesis protein CcmH produces the protein MYRGIVRLLSSLALCALSLATAYADPGSEALDNKSYEMYQQVFSPFCPGRSLNDCPSSKAQELKAEMRQKLEQGTAPEIILEGVFAQFGDKYRAVPVFEGFGRMVWIAPFGFVVIGLIGAIIVVLRRKKGDLGSNSRTQIKISAALQDRINQELTKLD, from the coding sequence ATGTATAGAGGCATAGTCCGTCTCTTATCATCACTAGCTCTATGTGCACTGAGCCTTGCGACTGCGTATGCAGATCCAGGCAGCGAGGCTCTCGATAACAAATCCTACGAGATGTATCAGCAGGTATTTAGTCCGTTCTGTCCCGGACGCTCACTTAACGATTGTCCATCATCTAAGGCCCAGGAGCTCAAGGCTGAGATGCGCCAAAAATTAGAGCAGGGGACTGCGCCAGAGATTATCCTAGAGGGGGTTTTTGCTCAATTTGGTGATAAGTATCGCGCCGTCCCAGTCTTTGAGGGCTTTGGTCGCATGGTTTGGATAGCCCCGTTCGGATTTGTTGTGATCGGTTTGATAGGAGCTATAATTGTTGTTTTAAGGCGTAAAAAGGGCGATTTAGGATCTAATAGCAGAACCCAGATAAAGATCTCCGCAGCCTTACAGGATCGAATCAATCAGGAGCTAACAAAACTTGATTAG
- the yidC gene encoding membrane protein insertase YidC, producing MLDNSKEQNQRTLRAIILCILVAVIWSQVTQAPKKSQETQTGQQEAQHVKGVSPVNIEPGRQSQVVAAAPVSLPVHPNKVEIEGGQSSFIKTDVATVTISHLGARIVSLKLNDHKVEQGGKVSLDLIDNPDGATFPLGVYAGSESDERVSYTLTSVNGAQVAPPAVNLATAPNSSIALEFKGTLPNGNGITKRITFKSDSYLFSVDVSLARKLPEGQNVWLEWTHYFPQADLNPRLKMTHITYLDGADKIHQLPLTDIMEGVRGFGLSKWTSLGDIYFMATLIPATNVVGAPVTGVPATGSSTMIGREGDVYLDRVAGGSESGRFDVYAGPKDYKTLQFIGDYRLERSIDLGWFSFLALPLLWLLHYLYLFVDNYGLAIIALTLIVKTVMLPLSKASFDSMRKMQEVQPEIKALRERIKDATQLNQETFALYKRRGINPMGGCFPIAIQIPVFLGLYQALLNALELRHAPFALWITDLSAPEKLELFGVGVPVMVLLMAASMIIQQWTTPNPSADPAQQKMMMFMPLIFAGMFIIYPMPAGLVLYWLVNNIISITQQMYMRNTKRGSVYTGTLIASLLIFGTGYILTLI from the coding sequence GTGCTAGATAACTCTAAGGAACAGAACCAACGAACCCTGCGCGCCATAATTCTCTGCATCCTAGTTGCGGTCATTTGGTCCCAGGTAACGCAGGCTCCGAAAAAATCTCAGGAGACGCAGACAGGTCAGCAGGAAGCACAGCACGTTAAAGGTGTTTCTCCGGTAAATATAGAGCCGGGGCGTCAAAGTCAGGTCGTTGCGGCAGCACCGGTTTCGCTGCCAGTTCATCCGAATAAGGTTGAGATAGAGGGTGGGCAGAGCTCATTTATCAAGACCGACGTTGCTACCGTTACGATTTCTCACCTCGGCGCGCGCATCGTTAGTTTAAAATTAAACGATCACAAGGTAGAGCAGGGCGGAAAAGTATCCTTAGATCTAATCGATAATCCGGATGGGGCTACCTTCCCGCTCGGCGTATATGCGGGCAGTGAGAGTGATGAGAGGGTCAGCTATACCCTCACGTCGGTCAACGGCGCGCAGGTTGCTCCACCTGCGGTGAATCTAGCAACAGCACCCAACTCATCAATTGCGCTTGAGTTTAAGGGCACCCTTCCAAATGGAAATGGGATCACAAAGCGCATCACCTTTAAGTCCGATTCCTACCTCTTCTCAGTTGATGTATCGCTTGCAAGAAAGCTGCCGGAAGGTCAGAACGTGTGGCTAGAGTGGACACACTATTTTCCTCAAGCCGATCTGAACCCACGCCTTAAGATGACGCACATTACCTATCTTGATGGCGCAGATAAGATTCACCAGCTTCCGCTCACAGATATTATGGAGGGGGTGAGAGGTTTCGGGCTAAGCAAGTGGACCTCGCTTGGTGATATCTACTTTATGGCAACTTTGATCCCAGCGACAAACGTTGTAGGGGCTCCGGTAACAGGGGTTCCGGCCACAGGCAGCAGTACCATGATCGGTCGTGAGGGGGATGTCTACCTCGACCGAGTTGCAGGTGGATCGGAAAGTGGGCGCTTTGATGTGTATGCTGGACCGAAGGATTATAAAACTCTGCAGTTTATTGGCGATTATCGGCTAGAGCGCTCGATTGATTTGGGGTGGTTCTCGTTCCTTGCTTTGCCGCTACTCTGGTTGCTGCACTATCTCTACCTCTTTGTGGATAACTACGGGCTCGCAATTATCGCGCTAACATTAATCGTTAAGACCGTCATGCTCCCGCTCTCTAAGGCGAGCTTTGATTCGATGAGAAAGATGCAGGAGGTTCAGCCTGAGATTAAGGCGTTGCGTGAACGCATCAAGGACGCCACACAGCTTAACCAGGAAACCTTCGCGCTTTATAAGAGAAGGGGTATTAACCCAATGGGGGGCTGTTTTCCAATCGCGATTCAGATCCCTGTTTTCCTTGGTTTGTATCAGGCGCTCCTTAACGCTCTTGAGCTTCGCCACGCACCCTTTGCACTCTGGATTACGGATCTCTCCGCCCCTGAAAAGTTGGAGCTATTCGGTGTCGGAGTGCCGGTCATGGTGCTTCTTATGGCCGCCTCGATGATAATTCAGCAGTGGACGACCCCTAATCCTTCAGCCGATCCAGCACAGCAGAAGATGATGATGTTTATGCCACTTATCTTCGCTGGAATGTTTATTATATACCCGATGCCTGCCGGGCTTGTGCTCTATTGGTTGGTAAATAATATAATCTCAATCACGCAGCAGATGTACATGCGAAATACGAAACGCGGCTCCGTATATACGGGGACCTTAATTGCCAGTCTGCTAATCTTTGGTACGGGATATATTCTTACTTTAATATAG